The window GACAGTGTCTTCAAAACTTGCAAGATTTGCTAATCCATCACCAAGTAACATATAGTTGCTGAGAGGGTGACAGAGAGGGAGAGGAGAGGTAAAGAAGAAGACCTCATTTGTTTGGCAAATTAAGCATTTGCTGTGCAGGCAAGATCATGTATTTTAGTTCAAAAGAGATTATTACCGAAGTCAAAGAAAACCGTGACTGCAAGTCTGCAACCTTGAAGCCCAATGAAGACAAGGGAAACAAAAATAGAGAAGTGGATATCAATTAGACTATTAGGCAATGAAAGGGATGTTGTGGATTTGTTTTCCCCCCCTAAATTAATAATTTAATATTTCTGTATTTGTTTTCACACTTACTCTATGATTCGGATCCATTAGTCTTTTGCATAGATATTAGTAGACAATTTTATCTAAAAAAAGAAAGAAAAAAAAGAAATTAGTAGACAAGAAAGTACTACTAAGAGCTAGTGATTGTTATGTCTGGAAACAATTGATATTAGTATACAAGAAAGCTTCACGCGCATCACGCGTGCATGAAGGCTAGCTTATGATGAGTCAACAGAGATGAATGATATAGCTTATGATGAGTGAAGTACAGGCATAGATGAATCCCTACGCCCTGACCCTGAAGAAAGATTTTCATTTTCATTAATGTCAAGATCGTTCTCCACTGTTTCGTGAGTTCTTGATGAATTGTTCTGCATATCATTAGCATCCGGTGCAGCTGCTAGACCTTCATCATCAGGAATATCCGTAGCGTGTACCCTTGAGTCTCTTCGCTTAAACTGATGTGAAGTGAGATCTTTATTGTCAAAATGCTTTGCCATTTCAACCGATTTGGCCCAAAATGTGCTCTCAGAAGAACAAATTGTGCGAAACGCTGGCCAGTGAGAGCAAAGGAAGTGATACATGTGCATCAAAAGAGCAACCATTGAGGCCACACCTGCGATGATGAAGAGGCCCCCGAAGCTGGAGATGCCAAGACTTGGACCTTCTGAAGCAATTTTGGCACGTTGATCCGCACAGGCAGGTTGGTAATCAAAAGACTTGGACTGAATTTCATCCATTAGAGTTTCATCTTGAGTCACATTCAAGATTGCCCTTGACATGTAGGATACCAGAGAGGACCCTAATGGGAAGGCCTGCAGTTTATAAGAAGACATAATAAACTAAAAGGGTAAGAGGAAACATGTAACATTGCTGTTTAGTTTATTGATTTAACTGGGAAAAATAAAATCCAAGCAAGTTAATTAGGATAGAACTCACAAAGCCAAATCCATCGGTTTTGTAGGTTGGTCCAACCATGGTGTACTTGGAACAACTCGTCCTATTAAGGAACAACTTGAGGTAAGGGACTTCATCTAAAATGGCAGCAACTCGACCAGTCTTATTTCCTTTAGACAGTGCGTCCTGATAGTCCTGAATGGTTTCCAAAGGCACCAACTTGGTCTCATTAAATTTTAGATGTTTTATGAGAAACCCTTTAATAAAGGAACCATTTTGATACCCTACTTTGTAACCTTTGCTTTGTATCTCTTTTATATCTGTGAATGCTGGCCGCAACTTCTGTACTGTTAACATGGAGGCTAAGCTTGCAGAGTAACTTTGTGTTAGGATCAGTACCACAAAAACCCATATAATCAGCACAAACCTTGACCAGTTGTTCACCACTTTCTCTCCTATGACATCGAAAATAGCATTGATCTTAATTAGTATGCATTGTTAAATAATTATGTTTAGTCACATATTCTAAGTTGCTGTTGTTAAGAAACGGATGCTTGCCAAAGGACAAGAGAACTTACTGTGTGCAAAGACAAGGGTTGAAAAGGAGAACCAGAATATCATGCCAAGTTGTTGCTGTGGAGGACCTCTGAACTCAGTGTTTTCCCGGTGCTCAAGAGCCCATATCACGACTCCTGTAACTATGAAGGCTACACCGGTAGTCAACCAAAGATCCCAGCTTAGTGGCTTCAAGAAAATCCAAATATTATTCCTCTCAATATCTTCTGTCAAAACTATCATGGAAACACCTGATTCGGAATAGGGCAACGTAAAATCTACATATAGTGAGCGATCAGCTACAATTGTTGTGTCTCCCACCACAGCATCGTATTTCTGCATTCATCAACTCATGAAAACAATAATAAGAGTCTTTAAACAAAAATGATGGAGTATATATGCATGAGTGGTAGACATGCATGCATGTACGTATTCGATACTTTGTAATAAAACTTGCCTGAAGATGAATTTGACAAAGAAGATCATCATAAGTGCCATCAAAGGTAGAAAACTCATATCGAATGGGAAATGGCAGTTGTTTTTCTACAGCAATGAAGATATCATAAGAGAATCCTGATATTTTGTTCTTTTCGTCGACTTTTAAGAATTCATTAAAACCATGTTTCACGGGAACTCCAATTCTCAATTTCTTTGTTGGAGGTGTTTTTGTAGTGTACCCGGGCCAAATTGGTGTCTTGAGTGTCTTCCTTCCATCCTGTGCTGCTCCATTCAGCTTTCGGGTAAGTCCTTTCTTTTGGTTCCAATATCCAATTATTCTTTCTTTTTCACCAATCACATTAAATACCCCAAAGGTTTCAGCTTCCAACTCTCCCTTAACCAACCGAAAATTCCCACTGATGAGGCTTTCAAATTTTGAATCTAGGATAGCTTCAAGAAGATGTTGACCCATGTTACCAGTTCCCAAACTTGTAAGATCAACTTTGCTTGTGTTAACATTTTGCATCGTAAAACTATAATTTGCTATTCCAACTTTCTCCACTGCCATTGCTAGTGCCCAAACTGTATCATATGCCCACAATCCAAAGAGGTTTACACCACTAATCTTGCTCGGATTTCTGAACCTGAATCTTTTCATTCTCAACACAAAGTCTTCAACTTCTTTTGACATTGGTATATATGGCCTTACTCCCAGTATACCTTCCATCGACTGCATGGCTTTTGAACCCACAGGATCTAATAAAGTCGACAACCCTTCTGTAACAATCCATCCATACCCTCTGGTCATCATCCTTGCCTGCCTTGCTAAGAAGAAGAATCTGGATCCTAGGGAAGGAGTCATATGCACCGCAAATATTCTTGCTCGAGTTGATTTCAAGTGGTCAAGCTCCTTTAGAATTTCTGTGTCATTAGAATGAAGAGGAATGACACTTCTTTTAGGTACTCGAGCGCCAACTTGTTGGAAAGCATCTACCAAATATGGAACTAAGCTGTTTCCGTACTCCGTGTCTTCATAGATGAGAACAACTTCCAACCAACCATAAGCTCCAACAATGGCAGCTATGGCTTTTACTTGAGCATAGTCATTGAAAGCCGTCCGAATGAAAAATGGGTTATGGGATGGAGAAAGGGATGGACTCGTGGCAGAAAAGCAAATTATGGGAACATGCTTCGTTCTGCCTAGCTCTATCACAAACTTTGCTTCTGCTGAACTTTGAGGTCCGATAATGGCAGTCACATTTTCTTTGTTTATCAAGTGCAGCGCAGAAGTCTCAACAGGTTGGAGAAAGAGATGATAAAATTAGCTGTAAACCCAATGGAAAAAAGATGAAACAACCAACACCAGCTTTAAGAAAGCAAAACCTTCCTCTAAACTTTTATGGTGCATAATTATTTAATTTTTTATTTATTATTTTCCTACATATACCTATGTTATTAAACAACAAAAGTCTGATGTTGTGAGTTCGAGTACGTGACACACGGAAGAATAGTTTGAGTTGTTTTTTTTCACATTTTTTTATCAAGCAAACAACTGAAATGCTACAACGAGTTTGTTGTGAGTCAAACTCACGACCTCCTCACATACAGAGAGGAGACTGATGCCACTAGACCAAATGGTACTAGGCGTTACGTTTGAGTTGTTGATCTGATAATACAAATTGTATTCCATTTATTCTATCTTCTTCTTTCTTTCTTTTTTTTCTAAAAAATTACTTATATATATATATATAAATACAGGAATTCTCAGGTGCGGACGTCCGCACAGATTTCCATTTTTGCACCACTTCCCGACCGAATTTCCTCAAACTTAATTCTAGACATATCTATATCATCTTGTGTAGNNNNNNNNNNNNNNNNNNNNAAAATTTCAGCCAATTTGGTGATCGTTAAGGCCCTCAAACTTGCGTTACAAAACCGACGGACAGAATTCTGTCCGGTTCAGACATATAACAGAAAAACGCAAGTTTGAGGGTCTTAACGATCACCAAATTGGCTGAAATTTTGCAGAGATGATCTAGATATGTCTAGAAAGAAGTTTGAGGAAATTCAATCGAGAAGTGGTGCAAAAAATGGAAATCCGCACCAAAAACTTTGGTGCAGACGTCCGCAGCCAAGAAGGGCTATATATATATATATGTGACCCGAAGGTTTACGATTTAGA of the Fragaria vesca subsp. vesca linkage group LG6, FraVesHawaii_1.0, whole genome shotgun sequence genome contains:
- the LOC101314683 gene encoding glutamate receptor 2.8-like, with the protein product MTKEVIRVPVGVVLNLNSPVGAMAENCMAMALDDFYTKQAHYQTRLSLLTRDSKNDVVSAALEENVTAIIGPQSSAEAKFVIELGRTKHVPIICFSATSPSLSPSHNPFFIRTAFNDYAQVKAIAAIVGAYGWLEVVLIYEDTEYGNSLVPYLVDAFQQVGARVPKRSVIPLHSNDTEILKELDHLKSTRARIFAVHMTPSLGSRFFFLARQARMMTRGYGWIVTEGLSTLLDPVGSKAMQSMEGILGVRPYIPMSKEVEDFVLRMKRFRFRNPSKISGVNLFGLWAYDTVWALAMAVEKVGIANYSFTMQNVNTSKVDLTSLGTGNMGQHLLEAILDSKFESLISGNFRLVKGELEAETFGVFNVIGEKERIIGYWNQKKGLTRKLNGAAQDGRKTLKTPIWPGYTTKTPPTKKLRIGVPVKHGFNEFLKVDEKNKISGFSYDIFIAVEKQLPFPIRYEFSTFDGTYDDLLCQIHLQKYDAVVGDTTIVADRSLYVDFTLPYSESGVSMIVLTEDIERNNIWIFLKPLSWDLWLTTGVAFIVTGVVIWALEHRENTEFRGPPQQQLGMIFWFSFSTLVFAHREKVVNNWSRFVLIIWVFVVLILTQSYSASLASMLTVQKLRPAFTDIKEIQSKGYKVGYQNGSFIKGFLIKHLKFNETKLVPLETIQDYQDALSKGNKTGRVAAILDEVPYLKLFLNRTSCSKYTMVGPTYKTDGFGFAFPLGSSLVSYMSRAILNVTQDETLMDEIQSKSFDYQPACADQRAKIASEGPSLGISSFGGLFIIAGVASMVALLMHMYHFLCSHWPAFRTICSSESTFWAKSVEMAKHFDNKDLTSHQFKRRDSRVHATDIPDDEGLAAAPDANDMQNNSSRTHETVENDLDINENENLSSGSGRRDSSMPVLHSS